In the Olleya sp. Hel_I_94 genome, one interval contains:
- a CDS encoding acyl-CoA-binding protein — MTTEELNKTFEDAVDRINAHTEPFPADFLLRLYAYYKKATNNYERPSSKKPIINAFKTNALFQIKDITTDEAKETYIELVNNYFLYRK; from the coding sequence ATGACTACAGAGGAATTAAATAAAACTTTTGAAGATGCTGTGGACCGCATTAACGCACATACAGAACCTTTCCCTGCAGATTTCTTGCTTCGATTGTACGCTTATTACAAAAAAGCTACTAATAACTACGAAAGACCTAGTAGCAAAAAGCCTATAATTAACGCTTTTAAAACAAATGCTCTTTTTCAAATTAAAGACATTACTACTGACGAAGCTAAAGAAACCTATATAGAGTTAGTCAACAATTACTTTTTATACCGAAAATAA
- a CDS encoding SdpI family protein: MPSSFESILLPSFISGIVFIIASVITLTYPPKKINWYYGYRTDLSMKNQNSWDFAQKYSSVQLIIAGCLIMIFSCIGLVIQFSKMARISISLILIFSAILFMWLKTERALKAKFN; encoded by the coding sequence ATGCCTTCTTCCTTTGAGAGCATATTACTCCCTAGTTTTATATCTGGAATAGTTTTTATTATTGCCAGTGTGATTACACTTACTTATCCTCCTAAAAAAATTAATTGGTATTATGGTTATCGCACAGATTTATCCATGAAAAATCAAAATAGTTGGGATTTTGCACAAAAGTATTCCTCTGTACAATTAATTATTGCTGGCTGTTTAATTATGATATTCAGCTGTATTGGTTTAGTCATACAGTTTAGTAAAATGGCACGTATTAGTATTAGTTTAATACTAATTTTTAGTGCCATTCTATTTATGTGGTTAAAAACCGAACGTGCTTTAAAAGCTAAGTTTAATTAA
- the pafA gene encoding alkaline phosphatase PafA, with protein MRAILSLFIICFLLSCQSQKSTIISNSTKLNSQPKLVVGIVVDQMRYDYLTRFYNKYGDGGFKRLINDGFNCKNNHFNYVPTYTGPGHASIFTGTTPKTHGIISNNWYDKVSDSYVYCAGDTLVQPVGTLNNAGQMSPHRLKTTTFADENRLFTQMKGKTIGISVKDRGAILPAGHTANAAYWFHGADEGRFITSTFYLNTLPSWVQDFNNTAAAESYLKEWNTLYDINTYTESGSDLNAFEGGFKGKDTATFPYDLKALSKENRGYDIIKATPYGNSIVADFAIAAIDGEQLGKDNITDVLTVSFSSTDYVGHNFGVNSKEVEDTYIRLDKDIQRILEALDAKVGEGNYTLFLSSDHGAVEVPAYLESVKIPSGYFDTDGFKTNLNETTILNYKAENLIKNISNNQIFLDRALIKSYGLNLASVQQEIVNTIIDYPHISKAYTATSMTTTEFSGGVESLLQNGFNQKRSGDVLFVLDPAVISYSKTGSTHGSALNYDTHIPLLFFGKGIKTGSTMQHTNIPDIAPTMSALLGISFPNGATGKPLEFVLEN; from the coding sequence ATGAGAGCTATTCTATCGTTATTTATTATTTGTTTTCTTCTTAGTTGCCAATCACAAAAAAGCACTATAATATCAAACAGTACTAAGTTAAATTCGCAACCAAAGTTAGTGGTTGGAATTGTAGTAGACCAGATGAGATACGATTATTTAACTAGATTTTATAATAAGTATGGAGATGGTGGATTTAAACGATTAATAAACGACGGTTTTAATTGTAAAAATAATCACTTTAATTACGTACCAACTTATACTGGACCAGGACATGCTTCAATATTTACAGGTACTACACCAAAAACTCACGGTATTATTTCTAATAATTGGTATGACAAAGTATCTGATAGTTATGTTTACTGTGCAGGAGATACTTTGGTACAGCCTGTAGGGACTTTAAATAATGCAGGTCAAATGTCTCCACATAGACTTAAAACTACAACTTTTGCGGACGAAAACAGATTATTTACGCAAATGAAAGGTAAGACTATTGGGATTTCGGTAAAGGATAGAGGTGCCATTTTACCAGCAGGACATACAGCAAATGCTGCTTATTGGTTTCATGGTGCAGATGAAGGTCGTTTTATAACTAGTACTTTTTATTTAAATACATTACCTAGTTGGGTACAAGATTTTAATAATACAGCTGCTGCTGAAAGTTATTTAAAGGAATGGAATACATTATACGATATAAACACGTACACGGAAAGTGGAAGCGATTTAAATGCTTTTGAAGGCGGTTTTAAAGGAAAAGACACAGCAACGTTTCCTTATGATTTAAAGGCTTTAAGTAAAGAGAATAGAGGTTATGACATTATTAAAGCAACACCTTACGGAAACAGTATTGTAGCAGATTTTGCAATTGCAGCTATTGATGGTGAGCAGTTAGGTAAAGATAATATTACAGATGTGCTAACCGTTAGTTTTTCTAGTACAGATTACGTAGGACATAATTTTGGTGTTAATAGTAAAGAAGTAGAAGATACTTACATTAGATTAGATAAAGATATACAACGTATCTTAGAAGCATTAGATGCAAAAGTTGGAGAAGGTAACTACACCTTGTTTTTATCGTCAGATCATGGAGCTGTTGAGGTACCTGCTTATCTAGAATCAGTGAAAATTCCTTCAGGATATTTTGATACAGATGGGTTTAAAACTAACTTAAATGAAACTACCATTTTAAATTATAAAGCGGAAAATTTAATTAAAAACATAAGTAATAACCAGATATTTTTGGATAGAGCATTGATTAAAAGCTATGGTTTAAATTTAGCTAGTGTGCAACAAGAAATTGTAAATACAATAATAGACTATCCTCATATTTCAAAAGCTTATACAGCAACTAGCATGACTACTACCGAGTTTTCTGGAGGTGTTGAAAGCTTGTTGCAAAATGGATTTAATCAAAAGCGTTCTGGAGATGTTTTATTTGTGCTAGATCCAGCAGTAATAAGTTATAGTAAAACAGGATCTACGCATGGATCTGCTTTAAACTATGATACGCATATTCCATTACTGTTTTTTGGAAAAGGAATAAAAACAGGAAGCACAATGCAACATACTAATATTCCTGACATAGCACCAACAATGTCTGCGTTGTTAGGGATTAGCTTTCCAAATGGAGCCACAGGTAAACCGCTTGAGTTTGTTTTAGAAAATTAA
- a CDS encoding MlaE family ABC transporter permease: MNYLHYIGTYFLMVVEMFRKPTKWSVMKKLILKDIDDLIIGSLGIVAFISFFVGGVVTIQTALNIDNPLIPKNLVGFATRQSIILEFAPTFMSIIMAGKVGSFITSSIGTMRVTEQIDALEVMGINSLNYLVFPKFIALTLYPFVISISMFLGIMGGLAACVYGGYATMPDYIEGIQLDFKPFHMAYAFIKTLLFAFILATVPSYHGYYMKGGALEVGKASTTSFVWTSVMIILLNYILTQLLLSQ, encoded by the coding sequence ATGAATTACCTACACTATATTGGAACCTACTTTTTAATGGTTGTCGAAATGTTTCGAAAGCCCACAAAGTGGTCTGTAATGAAAAAATTAATACTTAAAGATATAGACGATTTAATTATCGGATCTTTAGGTATCGTTGCCTTTATATCATTTTTTGTTGGTGGTGTTGTTACCATACAAACCGCTTTAAATATTGACAACCCATTAATCCCAAAAAACTTAGTTGGATTTGCAACTAGACAATCTATTATTTTAGAGTTTGCACCAACTTTTATGTCCATAATTATGGCTGGTAAAGTAGGCTCTTTTATTACTTCTAGCATTGGTACAATGCGTGTGACAGAGCAAATTGACGCTTTAGAAGTTATGGGAATAAACAGTTTAAATTATTTAGTGTTTCCTAAATTTATAGCATTAACACTGTATCCTTTTGTAATTTCAATATCTATGTTTTTAGGAATCATGGGTGGATTAGCTGCTTGTGTTTATGGTGGTTATGCTACTATGCCAGATTATATTGAAGGAATACAACTTGACTTTAAGCCTTTTCATATGGCTTATGCCTTTATTAAAACATTACTATTTGCCTTTATATTAGCTACAGTACCATCATACCATGGATATTACATGAAAGGTGGCGCATTGGAAGTTGGTAAAGCTAGTACAACCTCTTTTGTTTGGACCAGTGTCATGATTATCCTTTTAAACTATATTTTAACTCAACTCCTGCTAAGTCAATGA
- a CDS encoding ABC transporter ATP-binding protein, whose product MIEVKKLHKSFGDAHILKGVTTTFEKGKTNLIIGQSGSGKTVFLKCLLGLFDYEEGSIAYNGKIFAKLSEDEKRDIRADIGMVFQGSALFDSMTIAENVMFPLKMFTKQSKSEMEDRVNFVLKRVNLGDAHNKKPSEASGGMQKRVAIARAIVNKPKYLFCDEPNSGLDPKTSIVIDDLIKEITEEYQITTVINSHDMNSVMQIGEKIIFLKNGLKEWEGSRYDIFKTDNEAVTDFVYSSELFKKVRQMYLEERS is encoded by the coding sequence ATGATAGAAGTAAAAAAACTACACAAATCGTTTGGAGATGCGCACATTTTAAAAGGCGTTACTACCACTTTTGAAAAAGGAAAAACTAACCTTATTATTGGGCAAAGTGGTTCTGGTAAAACCGTATTTTTAAAATGTCTTTTAGGTCTTTTTGATTACGAAGAAGGTAGTATTGCATACAATGGTAAAATCTTTGCTAAATTAAGTGAAGACGAAAAACGTGATATTAGAGCTGATATTGGTATGGTGTTTCAAGGAAGCGCGTTGTTTGACTCGATGACTATTGCCGAAAACGTTATGTTTCCTCTAAAAATGTTTACCAAACAAAGTAAAAGCGAAATGGAAGATCGTGTAAACTTTGTTTTAAAAAGGGTTAATCTTGGAGATGCACATAATAAAAAACCAAGTGAAGCCTCTGGAGGTATGCAAAAACGTGTTGCAATTGCACGTGCGATTGTTAATAAGCCAAAATATTTATTTTGTGACGAACCTAATTCTGGATTAGATCCCAAAACATCGATTGTTATTGACGACTTAATTAAAGAAATTACTGAAGAATATCAGATTACAACTGTAATTAACTCACATGATATGAACTCAGTTATGCAAATTGGAGAAAAAATTATTTTTCTTAAAAATGGTTTAAAAGAATGGGAAGGGTCTCGCTACGACATTTTTAAAACAGATAATGAAGCGGTTACAGACTTTGTATACTCTTCAGAATTGTTTAAAAAAGTACGTCAAATGTACCTAGAGGAACGCAGTTAA
- a CDS encoding DUF389 domain-containing protein, translated as MEQNNEPKENKFNFSNEEKQNEAVNQKKEAVKKDAEGLFKSIKTFLQELLDFRDDTDRDATIEAIKADIPFKGATAWILICSIFVASIGLNANSTAVVIGAMLISPLMGPILGVGLSIAINDIDTLKRSLINLAIMIVLSLLTAFLFFRFFPLSEDTSELLGRVQPDIRDVLIAFFGGLALIIARTKRGTIASVIFGVAIATALMPPLCTAGYGLAKGNWTYFGQAMYLFTINTIFIALATFLVLKILRFPMLKYANSAKRKRTARIASLVAIIVMIPAMFTFLSVLRESQFKVDAKDFITNELKSLPNASYIQKYATPNYTPNGDSNIELTTFGTDVISDDMKHFLENRLQEYTYLKNSKLLINQTKNREINNLEYMEELRTRDSLDLMTQQQKITFLEEKVKELSKLERGYIPFEELSKEVNINYENIESLSYASVVNSNFKSIDTLAVFTVKWNDTIVDANQLSKEKDKLYRWLKLKLKLDTLVVKQTNN; from the coding sequence ATGGAACAAAACAACGAGCCTAAAGAGAATAAGTTTAATTTCTCTAATGAAGAGAAACAAAACGAAGCGGTTAATCAAAAAAAGGAAGCAGTAAAAAAGGATGCTGAAGGCCTATTTAAAAGTATAAAAACCTTTCTTCAAGAATTACTTGATTTTAGAGACGATACTGATAGAGATGCCACTATCGAAGCTATTAAAGCAGATATACCTTTTAAAGGTGCTACTGCATGGATTTTAATTTGCTCAATATTTGTAGCCTCTATTGGTTTAAATGCTAATAGTACTGCTGTTGTAATTGGAGCCATGTTAATTTCGCCATTAATGGGACCAATCTTAGGTGTAGGTCTATCTATTGCAATTAATGATATTGATACGCTTAAGCGATCGCTAATAAATTTAGCGATTATGATCGTATTAAGTTTGTTAACAGCCTTTTTGTTTTTTAGATTTTTTCCATTAAGCGAAGATACTTCAGAGTTACTAGGTCGTGTACAACCAGATATACGTGATGTTTTAATAGCCTTTTTTGGAGGTTTAGCTTTAATTATTGCACGTACTAAACGTGGGACTATTGCTTCTGTAATTTTTGGTGTAGCTATCGCGACTGCTTTAATGCCTCCTTTATGTACCGCAGGTTATGGATTAGCCAAAGGTAATTGGACTTACTTTGGTCAAGCCATGTATTTGTTTACCATTAATACAATATTTATTGCTTTAGCAACTTTTTTAGTACTTAAAATTTTACGTTTTCCAATGCTTAAATATGCTAATTCTGCTAAGCGTAAACGTACTGCAAGAATTGCCTCTTTAGTTGCTATTATTGTAATGATTCCTGCTATGTTTACTTTTTTAAGCGTATTAAGAGAGAGTCAATTTAAAGTAGATGCTAAAGACTTTATTACTAATGAGCTTAAGTCTTTACCTAATGCAAGTTATATCCAAAAATATGCGACGCCTAATTACACGCCAAATGGTGACTCTAACATTGAGTTAACAACATTTGGAACAGATGTAATTTCAGATGACATGAAGCATTTTTTAGAAAATAGATTACAAGAGTACACGTACTTAAAAAATTCTAAATTATTAATTAATCAAACTAAAAACAGAGAGATCAATAATCTAGAATATATGGAAGAGTTACGTACAAGAGACTCTTTAGACTTAATGACTCAGCAACAAAAAATCACATTTTTAGAAGAAAAAGTAAAAGAGTTATCTAAGCTAGAGCGTGGTTATATTCCTTTTGAAGAATTATCTAAAGAGGTTAATATTAATTATGAAAATATTGAATCCTTATCTTATGCTAGTGTTGTAAACTCTAATTTTAAAAGCATTGACACGCTAGCTGTTTTTACTGTTAAATGGAATGATACTATAGTAGACGCTAATCAATTGTCTAAAGAGAAAGATAAGTTATATCGTTGGTTAAAGCTAAAGCTGAAACTAGACACCTTGGTTGTTAAGCAAACTAATAACTAA
- a CDS encoding mannose-1-phosphate guanylyltransferase, translated as MQNKNYYAILMAGGVGSRFWPVSTEEFPKQFHDMLGTGDTLIQKTFSRLSKLIPKENIFILTNEKYNDLVLEQLPEVTQRQVVLEPAMRNTAPCILYASLKIQKENPDAIMIVAPSDHWIEDEVAFTTNVKQAFTYCQDNDVLMTLGVTPTFPNTGYGYIETGTVSHDNISPVLQFREKPNYETAKQFLSKGNFLWNAGIFMWSATSVIKAFESNQPELFDLFKTGMATYNTEFEDDFIRDNYPKAENISVDYAIMESSTNVYVIPATFDWNDLGTWGSLYDKLDKDQNNNAVVNAKTLTEDASGNMIRTKADKVVVVDGLNDYIIVDKDEVLLIFPKSKEQDIKKVLQKVKDNFGEHYG; from the coding sequence ATGCAGAATAAAAATTATTACGCAATATTAATGGCAGGTGGAGTTGGTTCACGGTTTTGGCCAGTAAGTACAGAGGAGTTTCCTAAGCAGTTTCATGACATGTTAGGTACAGGAGATACGCTGATCCAAAAAACATTTAGCCGATTAAGTAAACTAATACCTAAAGAAAATATTTTCATTTTAACTAACGAAAAATATAACGACTTAGTGCTAGAGCAACTTCCGGAAGTAACCCAACGTCAAGTTGTGTTGGAGCCAGCTATGCGTAATACAGCACCTTGTATTTTGTATGCAAGTTTAAAAATACAAAAGGAAAATCCTGATGCAATAATGATTGTAGCACCAAGTGATCATTGGATTGAAGACGAAGTAGCTTTTACTACAAATGTTAAACAAGCATTTACCTATTGTCAGGATAACGATGTTTTAATGACGTTAGGTGTTACGCCTACATTTCCTAACACAGGATATGGTTATATTGAAACAGGAACTGTATCTCATGATAATATAAGTCCTGTATTGCAGTTTAGAGAAAAACCTAATTATGAAACTGCAAAGCAATTTTTGTCAAAAGGTAACTTTCTATGGAATGCAGGTATATTTATGTGGTCTGCAACAAGTGTAATAAAAGCTTTTGAGAGTAATCAGCCAGAATTATTTGACTTGTTTAAAACAGGTATGGCTACTTATAATACGGAATTTGAAGATGATTTTATAAGAGATAATTATCCTAAAGCTGAAAATATTTCTGTGGATTATGCCATCATGGAATCCTCTACCAATGTATACGTAATTCCAGCAACTTTTGATTGGAATGATTTAGGAACTTGGGGAAGTTTATACGATAAATTAGATAAAGACCAGAACAATAATGCTGTAGTCAATGCAAAAACCTTAACGGAAGATGCTTCTGGAAATATGATACGAACTAAAGCGGATAAAGTTGTTGTAGTCGATGGATTGAATGATTATATTATTGTAGATAAGGATGAAGTTTTACTTATCTTTCCCAAGTCAAAAGAACAAGATATTAAAAAAGTACTTCAAAAAGTAAAAGACAATTTTGGAGAGCATTACGGATAG
- a CDS encoding SprT-like domain-containing protein, translating to MQNTISHYIPEASVSRVLQLLEHDHLVVMVKKERKTRHGDYRRLPNGKHQITVNGSLNKYRFLITLIHEIAHLEAFSKFGRHIKPHGAEWKRTFQHLMLPFINPQVFPESILPVVAKHFINPKASSDTDVQLALALKLLDAPNNKSFIFEVPLHQTFKIHNGRVFKKGAKRRTRHECVEVKTGKTYLFNANAEVEILNN from the coding sequence ATGCAAAACACCATTTCTCATTACATTCCAGAAGCATCAGTCTCTAGAGTTTTACAACTTTTAGAGCACGATCATTTGGTTGTAATGGTAAAAAAAGAAAGAAAAACAAGGCATGGTGATTACCGTAGATTACCAAATGGAAAACATCAAATTACGGTTAATGGCAGTTTAAATAAATATCGATTTTTAATAACGTTAATACATGAGATAGCCCATTTAGAAGCGTTTTCTAAATTTGGCAGACATATAAAACCACATGGAGCAGAGTGGAAGCGTACCTTCCAGCATTTAATGCTACCTTTTATTAATCCTCAGGTGTTTCCGGAGTCCATTTTGCCTGTAGTTGCAAAACATTTTATAAATCCAAAAGCGTCTAGCGACACAGATGTGCAACTCGCCTTAGCTTTAAAGCTATTGGACGCTCCAAATAATAAAAGCTTTATATTTGAAGTACCTCTACATCAGACTTTTAAAATACACAATGGACGTGTGTTTAAAAAAGGAGCAAAAAGACGCACTAGACATGAGTGTGTCGAGGTAAAAACAGGTAAAACCTATTTGTTTAATGCCAATGCTGAGGTAGAAATTTTAAATAATTAA
- a CDS encoding CIA30 family protein, translating into MKQLFFIVTLFMSTTLGLTIDFGTEKAGDDWRIVNDGVMGGLSTSKTTILEDSIVFNGEVSLENNGGFASIRTLITAGALSDCKTMTMRFKSNSTDRTFGVSLKNSQQYYIPYYKYTFTPKTTEWTTITVNLSDFKHYRISEVIGNTMPIKALDDVYNIALIISDKKAGNFNIVIDYIKFE; encoded by the coding sequence ATGAAACAATTATTTTTTATAGTAACCTTATTTATGAGTACAACCCTAGGATTAACAATAGATTTTGGAACAGAAAAAGCAGGTGATGATTGGCGTATAGTTAACGATGGTGTCATGGGTGGATTATCCACGTCCAAAACAACTATATTAGAAGACAGCATTGTATTTAATGGCGAAGTTAGTCTAGAAAACAATGGTGGATTTGCAAGTATCCGCACGTTAATTACTGCAGGTGCATTAAGTGATTGCAAAACGATGACTATGCGATTTAAAAGTAATAGTACAGACCGTACCTTTGGAGTATCTCTTAAAAATAGTCAACAATACTACATACCTTATTATAAATACACCTTTACACCTAAAACTACAGAATGGACTACCATTACTGTAAATCTATCAGATTTTAAACATTACCGAATAAGTGAAGTTATAGGAAATACAATGCCAATAAAAGCTTTGGATGATGTCTATAATATTGCATTAATTATTAGCGACAAAAAAGCTGGAAATTTTAATATTGTAATAGATTATATCAAGTTTGAATAA
- a CDS encoding fasciclin domain-containing protein, producing MKTKNVLMAFTVVGLIGLNACKEAPQNVETQSKEMALNTADSSPIVAQTQDNDNIVGVAVGNENFTTLVAAVKAADLVETLSGKGPFTVFAPTNDAFNKLPEGTVETLLKPENKKMLTAVLTYHVVPGKFNASAVVEAIKANNGKFIVATVQGGSLTASLEDGDVVLMDEKGNTSKVIMADVAASNGVIHAIDAVVMPK from the coding sequence ATGAAAACTAAAAATGTATTAATGGCTTTTACAGTAGTAGGGCTAATTGGATTAAATGCTTGTAAAGAAGCACCACAAAATGTAGAAACTCAGTCAAAAGAAATGGCGCTTAACACAGCAGACAGTTCGCCAATAGTAGCGCAAACACAAGACAATGATAATATTGTTGGAGTAGCTGTTGGAAATGAAAACTTTACAACCCTTGTTGCAGCAGTAAAAGCAGCAGATTTAGTAGAAACGTTAAGTGGTAAAGGTCCATTTACAGTATTTGCACCTACAAATGACGCTTTTAACAAATTGCCAGAAGGCACAGTAGAAACATTATTGAAGCCTGAGAATAAAAAAATGTTAACTGCAGTTTTAACGTATCATGTTGTACCAGGAAAATTTAACGCGTCAGCAGTAGTTGAGGCTATTAAAGCAAACAACGGAAAATTTATTGTTGCTACAGTACAAGGTGGATCATTAACAGCGTCTTTAGAAGATGGAGATGTTGTATTAATGGATGAAAAAGGAAACACATCTAAAGTTATTATGGCAGATGTTGCAGCTTCAAATGGAGTAATTCACGCAATAGATGCAGTAGTGATGCCTAAGTAA
- a CDS encoding porin family protein, which translates to MKKLCLTLALSFGALFLVNAQDDIKSKSNGGIKGGYNLASVQYDGNEETGQRSGFHVGLYGESYLSNFAAIQIEVMYSQQGYKLETNGGTFTQKLNYINVPLSLKLYPVSTFYLEAGPQIGYAISHKETYDANFDLFDTSQEFEPNSFDYGVNFGVGFKSDANVSLGVRYHLGLGDIYDDGSPKNRVWQFSLGFGF; encoded by the coding sequence ATGAAAAAACTATGTTTAACACTAGCACTAAGTTTTGGAGCGTTATTTTTAGTAAATGCGCAAGACGATATAAAGTCTAAGTCTAATGGAGGAATTAAAGGCGGTTATAATCTAGCATCAGTACAATACGATGGTAATGAAGAAACTGGTCAAAGAAGCGGTTTTCATGTAGGATTATATGGTGAATCTTATTTAAGCAATTTTGCAGCTATTCAAATTGAAGTGATGTACTCGCAGCAAGGTTATAAACTAGAAACTAATGGTGGGACGTTTACACAAAAACTGAATTATATTAATGTGCCATTATCTTTAAAACTATATCCTGTAAGTACCTTTTACTTGGAGGCTGGACCACAAATAGGTTATGCTATTTCACACAAAGAAACGTATGATGCTAACTTTGATTTATTTGATACATCGCAAGAGTTTGAGCCTAATAGCTTTGACTATGGTGTAAATTTTGGAGTAGGGTTTAAATCCGACGCTAATGTTAGCTTAGGTGTGCGCTATCATTTAGGTCTTGGAGATATTTACGATGATGGATCACCAAAAAACAGAGTATGGCAGTTCTCGTTAGGCTTTGGTTTTTAG
- a CDS encoding membrane metalloprotease, whose translation MKYLIIVLMLVLMSCSRNDSQNDPLDNPQANKLNVGASANDLLSDTTFSSLVVEVVYVEGFEPSQTAISNFVSFLENRTFKPDGISVQKRAISSPGLTPYTNQEIVDIEDANRLLFNNSNQIVVWAFFADGASANNTDSGVVLGTAYRNTSFVIYQETIQQLTSGTITNTTPILESTVITHEFGHILGLTNLGTPLQTNHEDLEHPKHCNIESCLMYWKAENGNGAMSMISGGSIPQLDAQCIADLQANGGK comes from the coding sequence ATGAAGTATTTAATCATAGTATTAATGTTGGTATTAATGTCATGTAGTAGAAACGATTCGCAAAATGATCCACTAGACAATCCACAAGCAAATAAGTTAAATGTTGGTGCATCTGCCAATGATTTATTATCTGATACTACGTTTTCTAGTCTTGTTGTTGAGGTAGTATATGTTGAAGGATTTGAGCCTTCTCAAACTGCAATATCTAATTTTGTTTCTTTTTTGGAGAACAGGACCTTTAAGCCAGATGGAATTTCGGTACAAAAACGAGCAATCTCGTCTCCTGGTTTAACACCATATACAAATCAAGAGATAGTAGACATTGAAGATGCTAATAGATTATTGTTTAATAATAGTAATCAAATAGTAGTTTGGGCTTTTTTTGCGGATGGTGCTTCTGCTAACAATACAGATTCAGGAGTTGTTTTGGGCACTGCTTATAGAAATACATCGTTTGTGATTTATCAAGAAACAATTCAACAATTAACTTCTGGCACAATAACAAATACAACGCCTATATTAGAATCTACGGTCATAACTCATGAGTTTGGACACATTTTAGGATTAACCAACTTAGGTACGCCTTTACAAACTAATCATGAAGATTTAGAGCATCCAAAGCATTGTAATATTGAGTCTTGCTTAATGTATTGGAAAGCAGAAAATGGTAATGGAGCAATGTCTATGATTTCTGGAGGATCCATACCACAATTGGATGCGCAATGTATTGCGGACCTTCAGGCTAATGGAGGAAAATAA
- a CDS encoding RNA polymerase sigma factor has product MSENTNNLCEEKNFSDFYIKHMQSASNFAFYKCGDSAKSLDLVQDAFSKIWENCAKINFDKAKTYLFTSINNMFLNTIKHNKVVMEYAKAAPYLDMDNQSPEYLLEEEEFKTKLQNAIALLTDGQREVFLLNRIEGKKYREIATLLNLSQKAVEKRMSIALKTLKQHIQNI; this is encoded by the coding sequence ATGAGTGAGAATACAAACAACCTCTGTGAGGAAAAAAACTTTAGTGATTTTTATATCAAGCATATGCAATCTGCGAGTAATTTTGCATTTTATAAATGTGGCGATTCTGCAAAAAGCCTAGACTTAGTACAAGATGCCTTTTCAAAAATTTGGGAAAATTGTGCTAAAATAAATTTTGATAAAGCCAAGACGTATTTATTTACATCTATTAATAATATGTTTTTAAACACCATAAAACATAATAAAGTGGTTATGGAGTATGCTAAAGCTGCACCTTATTTAGATATGGACAATCAAAGTCCAGAATATTTATTAGAAGAAGAAGAGTTTAAAACAAAATTGCAAAATGCAATTGCATTATTAACAGATGGACAGCGTGAAGTGTTTTTATTAAATAGAATTGAAGGTAAAAAGTATCGTGAGATTGCTACCTTATTAAACCTCTCGCAAAAAGCAGTCGAAAAACGCATGTCAATTGCTTTAAAAACTTTGAAGCAACATATACAGAATATTTAA